The DNA region GGAGTGCCCAATCTCCTGTTCCGCCGCAATTCGGTGTCGGGCGCCGTCGAGGTGCTCGCGCGCAGCGGACGCGGCGTTCTCCTGAACGAGGCCCTGCACGCCTGAGGGCGCCCTAGGCGTACTCCCCTCGCGTGCGCTGCAAGCCGGGGAGGCGATCCGATGAGTCTGGGTTCGGTGGGCATCCGCGGGCGAGACTCATCGGATGGCTTCCCCGGCGACACCGCGGTGAACGGATAGGCTGCCCAGACTGCACAGGCACCGATCACGAAGGAGTGACGTGGGCACCGACTCCCCTCGCACGAGCAGGCACCGCGGCACGAAGGTGGTGATCGGCGTTCTCGTCAGTGTGCTGGTGCTCGCCGTCATCGCGGCAGGCGTCGGCGTCTGGACGGTGACCCGCTCCTTCCCGACCATGTCCGGACGCGTCGACCTCTCCGGGCTGCACCGTGACGTCACCGTCTACCGCGACTCGGCCGGCATCCCGCAGATCGCAGCCGAGACCGCGCCCGACCTGTTCATGGCCCAGGGCTACGTGAGCGCCCAGGACCGCTTCTGGGAGATGGACTTCCGCCGCCACGTGACGAGCGGTCGGCTCTCCGAGCTGTTCGGCGAGAGCCAGGTGCCCACCGACACCTTCATCCGCACCCTCGGCTGGCGTGCCGTCGCCGAGAAGGAGGTCGAACTGCTCGACGAGACCACGCTGAGCTACTACCAGGCCTACGCCGATGGCGTGAACGCGTACCTGAAGAGTCATTCCGGAGCGGACATCTCGCTCGAATACGCCGTGCTCGGCCTGCAGAATCCCGGCTACACCCCGTACAAGTGGACCGTCGCCGACTCGCTCGCCTGGCTGAAGGCCATGGCCTGGGACCTCCGATCCAACCTCGAGGACGAGATCGACCGGGCTCTGCTCTCGACGGCGCTCAGCCCCGACGAGGTGAAGCAGTTGCACCCCGAGTACCCGTACGACACTCACCCGACGATCGTCGGCGGGGCCGTCGCGGCTCCCGCATCCCTCTCGTCGACTCCCCTGTCGAATACTCCCCTGTCGGATGAGGCGACGACGGATGCCGCCACGGCGGCGGCCCCGGCCCTCCGCCAACTCCAGAGCACCCTCGCGGCACTCCCCGAGCTCATCGGGCCCGCTGGCAACGAGATCGGCTCCAACTCGTGGGTCGCTGCCGGCGCGCTCACCGACACCGAGGCGCCCATCCTCGCCAACGACCCGCACCTCGGAGCCGTGATGCCCTCGGTCTGGTACCAGGTCGGGTTGCGCTGCGTCGAGGTGACGGCGGAATGCCCGTTCGCCGTGGCCGGCTACAGCTTCTCCGGAGTTCCCGGAGTGATCATCGGACACAACGACACCGTGGCGTGGGGCTTCACCAACCTGGGGCCCGACGTCGCCGACCTCTACCTGGAGAAGGTCTCGGGCGACGAGTACGAGCTCGACGGAGCCCAGGTCGGGCTGCGCTCGCACACCGAGACCATCACCGTCGCCGGCGGCGACCCCGTGGACATCGAGATCCGCGCGACGGAACGCGGCCCCATCATCACAGGGATCACGGATGCCTTCGGCACGATCGCCGCCGACTATCCGGCCTCCGCAGACGTGCCGGCCGGGGACTACCAGCTGTCGCTGCAATGGACGGCATTGACGCCCGGCCGAACGGCCTCCTCGATCTTCGCACTCGACAAGGCGCGCAACTGGAACGACTTCCGGGCCGCCGCCGCCGTCTTCGACGTGCCGTCCCAGAACCTGCTCTACGCCGACGTCGACGGCAACATCGGATACCAGGCGCCCGGCCTCATTCCCGTGCGCAAGGCCGGCGACGGCACACTTCCGCTGCCCGGCTGGACGAGTGCGAACGGCTGGAACGGCTACATCCCCTTCGGCTCGCTGCCGAGCCTCCTGAACCCGGCCAGCGGGCTGATCGTGACGGCGAACAATGCCGCCGTCGGTCCGGACTACCCATCACTCGTCACGAAGGACTGGGACCTGGGCTACAGGGCCCAGCAGATCACGACCCGCCTTCAGGACGTCATCGCGGCGAAGAAGAAGATCTCCGTGAAGACGATGGCCTCGATCCAGGCAGACACGGTCGACCTCAACGCCGTGGCCCTGGCTCCCGTCATCGCGAAGCTGAAGCTGTCGGGCGACGCGAAGAAGGGCGCAGCGCTGCTCGAGGACTGGGACCACCGGGACGACGCTGACAGCGCAGCAGCGGCGTACTTCAACATGACCTGGCGGCACCTCCTCGCGGCGATGTTCGACGACAAGCTTCCGGAGGGCACCAAGCCAGCAGGCGGAGACCGCTGGTTCGGCGTCGTCGGCTCACTTCTCGACGAGCCGGACTCGCCATGGTGGACGAACGAGAAGCTCGGCATCGAAGGACGGGACGCCATGCTCGCGTACGCCGCGGAGAAGGCATACGACGAGGGCGTCGACGCGATGGGCAGTGATCCGAAGCGCTGGACGTGGGGCAGTCTGCACACCCTCGAGCTGACCCACGCGAGCTTCGGCGAGTCCGGCATCGCCCCCATCGAGTGGCTGTTCAACCGGGGGCCGTATCCTGTCGGCGGGAGCTCATCGGTCGTGAACGCCGTCGGCTGGGATGCCACGGAGAGCAGCTACGACGTGCACTGGGTCCCCTCGATGCGACAGGTGATCAGCCTGGCCGACTTCAACGATTCGACGTGGATCAACCTGACCGGCGCATCCGGCCATGCGTTCCATCCGAACTACGACGACCAGACGCCCCTGTGGCAGACGAACCGCACCCGCCCCTGGAAGTTCACACCCACGGCCGTGGAGAAATCCGCCAAAGACACCCTGGTGCTGAAGGCCGAGCAGTAGGCCGCGCCGTCGTGACGACCTGCGTCGTGTCGCCCTCGTGAGGCGAACGTCCCCGCTGCCATACTGACCGGGAGCGCCAGCTCGGGAAGCAGGTACGGTTCGTGAAGAAGTGGTCCGTCGTCATCATCCTGGGTGCCGCGCAGTTCGTCATGGTGCTCGACGGCACAGTCATGAACGTGTCGATCTCGACCGTCGTGGAGGATCTCGACACGACGGTCTCGGCCATGCAGGCCGCCATCACCTTCTACACCCTCACCATGGCGTCCGTCATGCTGTTGGGAGCCAAGCTCGGCGACGTCTGGGGGCGTCGACGGGCGTTCGTGGTGGGCTCGATCATCTACGGCATCGGCTCCCTCATCACGGCGCTCGCGCCGAACATAGGCTTCCTGTTCCTGGGATGGTCGGTCATCGAAGGCCTGGGCGCGGTTCTCGTCATCCCCGCGATCGCCGCACTCATCGCCGACAACTACACGGGCAGCGCACGGGTGACCGCGTACGCCGTCATCGGTGCCATCTCGGGAGCCGCAGTGGCGGCTGGCCCGCTCATCGGCGGCTTCGTCACGACCTACCTCAACTGGCGGTACGTGTTCGTGGGCGAGGTGGTCATCATGGCCGTCGTGGTGCTGTGCGCCAGGATGGTGACGGATGCCACACCGCCTCGTGCCGTGCGCATCGACATCGCCAGCGTGCTGCTCTCGGCCGCCGGCCTGGTGCTCCTGGTCTTCGGCATGCTGCAGAGCAAGGTGTGGGGCTGGATCATCCCGCTCGCTCCCCCGGAGATCAACGGCGTCGCGATCGCGCCGTTCGGAATCTCCCCCACGGCGTGGCTCATGCTCATCGGCGCCCTCCTGCTCTGGATGTTCGTGACCAGGCAGCGCAGGCTGGTCGACGCCGGCCGGCCGCCATTGCTGCAGGTCTCGATGTTCTCGATCACCCAGTTGCGCAGCGGACTGTCGGTCCTCGGCGCCCAGTACGCCATCACGGCCGGCCTGTTCTTCATGGTGCCCGTGTACCTGCAGATGACCCTCGGACTCGACGCCCTCGAGACCGGGATCAAGATCTTCCCGCTGTCGGTCTCGCTCATAATCTTCTCGTTCGTCGGAACCGTGCTCTCGCGGCGCTGGTCTCCGCGGCGCATCGTGCGGACGGGCCAGGTGATCCTGGTCGTGAGCGCCGTCGTGCTGCTCGCCTCGGTCTCCGACGACCTGCGCGGCGTCATCTTCGCGATCGGCATGTTCGCGGCCGGGTCCGCTCTCGGCCTGCTCGCCTCGCAGCTCGGCAACGTGAACATGTCGAGCGTGCCGGCCGAGCAGACCAGCGAGGTCGGCGGCCTGCAGGGCGTCTTCCAGAACCTCGGGTCGTCACTGGGAACCGCCCTCATCGGATCCGTGCTCATCGGCGCACTGTCGACGTCGTTCGCGGCCGGTGTCGCGAGCAGCGAGCTGCCACCGGACGTCAAGAGCACCATCGCGGAGCAGACCGAGGACGGGGTGCAGATCATCCCGGCGGCGACCGTCGACACGGTGGCCCAGGAGGCTGGGCTGTCGACAGCGGATGCCGCGAGCCTCACGACGATCTACAGCGCGGCGCAGGTGTCGTCGCTGCGCGTCGCCTTCTTCGGGCTCATCGCGATCGCGTTCCTGTCGCTGCTGTTCTCGCGCGGCATCCCCTCGACGGTGCCGGCGCGCACGCCGAAGGCAGCACGCGCCGGGTGAGCCGCCGACCGGCCGGCCGATGCGACGGGGAGGACTCCGAGGAGTCTCAGTCCTCGGTGAACCGCTCGAGCTGCTGATCGAAGTCGTCGAGGGGAAGGCCCAGGTCGCGACGCAGCATCGAGCGGCTGATGAGCAGCCCGAGATACTCGGGGTCGTCGGTGTTCTCGGTGGCGGCCATCATCTCCAGGCCGAGGGTGTACCAGCGCTCGGCCGTGGTCTCATCGCCGTTGTCCTCGTAGGACTCGCCGATCATCGTGTAGAACGCGAGATCGACCGGACGGGCGTCGAGCACCTCTGCGGCGAGGGCGTCGGCCGCATCGGTGTCGCCGGCGACGAGGGCGAACTCGATGAAGGTCGGATGCGCCTCGAACGGCTCGGCGTCGGCGTGGTCGCGCGCCTGCCCGGCCAGCCTGTGGGCGTGCTCGACGTCACCGGCGGCGTGCCTGTGCTCCGCCGCGATGAGCAGCAGCAACGGGGCGGTCAGTTCGCCTCCGAGCGTGTAGGCGGCGGTGTCGGTCGCCCACGCCTCGATGATGTCCGCCATCTCGCGGTGCTCGTCTGGCGACAGCGGGATCTCGTCGCCGGCCTCGGCGAGGTCGTCGGGCAGCTCGAGGATCTCCTCGTAGCTCTCGTCGAGCTTCTGGAGGTCGTCCTCGGTGATCAGCTGGGGCATTCTCTCTCGTCTCCTGAGCCTGGCGTCCTACGCCTGGCTGGTCGGCCAGTCGCGCTCGACCGAACCCGTGTAGAGCTGCTGCGGGCGGCCGATCTTCGTCTGCGGGTCCTCGTTCATCTCGCGCCAGTGGCCGATCCAGCCGGGAAGGCGCCCGATGGCGAACAGCACGGTGAACATCCGCGTCGGGAAGCCCATGGCCTTGTAGATGACGCCGGTGTAGAAGTCGACGTTGGGGTAGAGCCTGCGCTCCTTGAAGTAGTCGTCCTCGAGGGCGATCTGCTCGAGCTCCTTGGCGATGTCGAGCAGCGGGTCCTGCACACCGAGCGCCTCGAGCACGGCATCCGCGCTCTCCTTGACGAGCTTGGCGCGCGGGTCGTAGTTCTTGTAGACGCGGTGGCCGAATCCCATGAGGCGCACACCGGCCTCCTTGTTCTTCACCCGCTCCACGTAGCGGGCGACGCCCTCGCCGGAGTCGCGGATCTCGGCGAGCATCGTGAGGACGGCCTCGTTGGCACCACCGTGCAGCGGACCGAAGAGGGCGTTGATGCCGGCGGACACCGAGGCGAACAGGTTGGCCTCGGTCGAGCCGACCAGGCGCACGGTCGAGGTCGATGCGTTCTGCTCGTGGTCCTCGTGCAGGATGAGCAGGCGCTCGAGTGCCTGCGAGACCACGGGGTTCACCTCGTAGATCTCGGCCAGGTTGCCGAAGTTCAGCTTGAGGAAGTTGTCGACGAAGCTCAGCGAGTTGTCGGGGTAGAGGAAGGCCTGACCGATCGACTTCTTGTGGGCGTAGGCCGCCATCACGGGGAGCTTGGCGAGCAGGCGCACAGTGGAGAGCTCGACGTGCTCGGGGTTCTTCGGGTTCAGGGAGTCCTGGTAGTAGGTCGACAGGGCCGAGACGCCGCTCGAGAGAACCGACATCGGGTGGGCGTCGTGCGGGAGCGCGCCGAAGAACTTCTTCAGGTCCTCGTGCAGGAGCGTGTGACGACGGATGCGGTTGTCGAAGTCGTTCAGCTCGCTGGCCGTCGGGAGCTCGCCGTAGATGAGCAGCCAGGCCGTCTCGAGGAAGGTGGCGTTCTTCGCGACCTGCTCGATCGGGTAGCCGCGGTAGCGGAGGATGCCGGCGTCGCCGTCGATGTAGGTGATCGCCGACTTCGTGGCCGCGGTGTTCACGAACCCGTAGTCGAGGCTGGTCAGGCCGGTCTGCTTCGTCAGCGTCGAGAAGTCGATGCTCGATGCCCCGTCTGCACTCGGCAGGATCGGGAACTCGGCCTGACCGCCCGGGTAGCTGAGTACAGCCTTCTGTGACTGGCCGTCCTGTGCCTCGTTGCCCACATCGCCTCCTGAGCGCTTGATTCATGGCGGGGAACACGACAGTGCTCTGTGAAGCACCCGTGAGAAC from Leifsonia sp. Root1293 includes:
- a CDS encoding penicillin acylase family protein; this translates as MGTDSPRTSRHRGTKVVIGVLVSVLVLAVIAAGVGVWTVTRSFPTMSGRVDLSGLHRDVTVYRDSAGIPQIAAETAPDLFMAQGYVSAQDRFWEMDFRRHVTSGRLSELFGESQVPTDTFIRTLGWRAVAEKEVELLDETTLSYYQAYADGVNAYLKSHSGADISLEYAVLGLQNPGYTPYKWTVADSLAWLKAMAWDLRSNLEDEIDRALLSTALSPDEVKQLHPEYPYDTHPTIVGGAVAAPASLSSTPLSNTPLSDEATTDAATAAAPALRQLQSTLAALPELIGPAGNEIGSNSWVAAGALTDTEAPILANDPHLGAVMPSVWYQVGLRCVEVTAECPFAVAGYSFSGVPGVIIGHNDTVAWGFTNLGPDVADLYLEKVSGDEYELDGAQVGLRSHTETITVAGGDPVDIEIRATERGPIITGITDAFGTIAADYPASADVPAGDYQLSLQWTALTPGRTASSIFALDKARNWNDFRAAAAVFDVPSQNLLYADVDGNIGYQAPGLIPVRKAGDGTLPLPGWTSANGWNGYIPFGSLPSLLNPASGLIVTANNAAVGPDYPSLVTKDWDLGYRAQQITTRLQDVIAAKKKISVKTMASIQADTVDLNAVALAPVIAKLKLSGDAKKGAALLEDWDHRDDADSAAAAYFNMTWRHLLAAMFDDKLPEGTKPAGGDRWFGVVGSLLDEPDSPWWTNEKLGIEGRDAMLAYAAEKAYDEGVDAMGSDPKRWTWGSLHTLELTHASFGESGIAPIEWLFNRGPYPVGGSSSVVNAVGWDATESSYDVHWVPSMRQVISLADFNDSTWINLTGASGHAFHPNYDDQTPLWQTNRTRPWKFTPTAVEKSAKDTLVLKAEQ
- a CDS encoding MFS transporter; the encoded protein is MKKWSVVIILGAAQFVMVLDGTVMNVSISTVVEDLDTTVSAMQAAITFYTLTMASVMLLGAKLGDVWGRRRAFVVGSIIYGIGSLITALAPNIGFLFLGWSVIEGLGAVLVIPAIAALIADNYTGSARVTAYAVIGAISGAAVAAGPLIGGFVTTYLNWRYVFVGEVVIMAVVVLCARMVTDATPPRAVRIDIASVLLSAAGLVLLVFGMLQSKVWGWIIPLAPPEINGVAIAPFGISPTAWLMLIGALLLWMFVTRQRRLVDAGRPPLLQVSMFSITQLRSGLSVLGAQYAITAGLFFMVPVYLQMTLGLDALETGIKIFPLSVSLIIFSFVGTVLSRRWSPRRIVRTGQVILVVSAVVLLASVSDDLRGVIFAIGMFAAGSALGLLASQLGNVNMSSVPAEQTSEVGGLQGVFQNLGSSLGTALIGSVLIGALSTSFAAGVASSELPPDVKSTIAEQTEDGVQIIPAATVDTVAQEAGLSTADAASLTTIYSAAQVSSLRVAFFGLIAIAFLSLLFSRGIPSTVPARTPKAARAG
- a CDS encoding citrate synthase, giving the protein MGNEAQDGQSQKAVLSYPGGQAEFPILPSADGASSIDFSTLTKQTGLTSLDYGFVNTAATKSAITYIDGDAGILRYRGYPIEQVAKNATFLETAWLLIYGELPTASELNDFDNRIRRHTLLHEDLKKFFGALPHDAHPMSVLSSGVSALSTYYQDSLNPKNPEHVELSTVRLLAKLPVMAAYAHKKSIGQAFLYPDNSLSFVDNFLKLNFGNLAEIYEVNPVVSQALERLLILHEDHEQNASTSTVRLVGSTEANLFASVSAGINALFGPLHGGANEAVLTMLAEIRDSGEGVARYVERVKNKEAGVRLMGFGHRVYKNYDPRAKLVKESADAVLEALGVQDPLLDIAKELEQIALEDDYFKERRLYPNVDFYTGVIYKAMGFPTRMFTVLFAIGRLPGWIGHWREMNEDPQTKIGRPQQLYTGSVERDWPTSQA